A genomic segment from Candidatus Viadribacter manganicus encodes:
- a CDS encoding Hsp70 family protein, giving the protein MIIGIDLGTTNCATAIFRNGAVEMIPNSLGQVLTPSAISIDDDKVLTGLAARERQSTHPQHTVTAFKRYMGTSHKTQLGKMVFSPEELSALMLKSLKADAEAYLGETVEEAVVTVPAYFNDKQRKATRRAGALAGLKVERLINEPTAAALAYGLHQRDKQTKFLVFDLGGGTFDVSILEIFEGVIEVRATAGDNRLGGEDFNEVIIELARRKFEKDIGRAMRDDNAFYQRLREASERTRRLLSDSASAEFSFVWKNKDYRFDVTADAFETECEKLLTRLRDPVLRSLRDSNIAFEALDEIILVGGATRMPLVRKAVTRMFGRFPSASVNPDEAVARGAAVQAALKARSADLREVVLTDVCPYTLGVASAEKHAGGRIVEGLFTPILERNCVVPASREETFSTLVDNQPAVKFPIYQGESRWVKDNVFLGDVTIPVPRAKAGHTPITCRFSYDINGILEVDLFVPETGARQQLVIVDREGLSEAEVEARRKELAKLKVHPRDTDAIRATLARAGRCYEDRIGEQRDYVGRLISQFEEVLERQDPRMCETARAELSLILDRLEGETFL; this is encoded by the coding sequence GTGATTATCGGAATTGACTTGGGAACGACCAATTGCGCCACGGCGATTTTCCGCAATGGCGCGGTCGAGATGATCCCGAACAGTTTGGGCCAAGTGCTTACGCCATCGGCCATCAGCATCGATGATGACAAAGTTCTGACCGGCCTCGCTGCGCGCGAGCGTCAATCCACGCATCCGCAACACACGGTCACTGCGTTCAAGCGCTACATGGGCACAAGCCACAAGACTCAGCTCGGCAAGATGGTCTTCAGCCCGGAAGAATTGTCGGCGCTGATGCTGAAAAGCTTGAAGGCGGATGCTGAAGCTTACCTCGGTGAAACGGTGGAAGAGGCGGTTGTCACCGTTCCTGCCTATTTCAACGATAAGCAACGCAAGGCGACGCGCCGCGCGGGCGCGCTGGCCGGGCTGAAGGTCGAGCGGCTGATCAATGAGCCGACTGCGGCGGCGCTCGCCTACGGACTGCATCAGCGCGACAAGCAGACCAAGTTTCTCGTCTTCGACCTTGGCGGCGGCACCTTCGATGTGTCGATCCTTGAAATCTTCGAAGGCGTCATCGAGGTGCGCGCGACCGCCGGGGATAACCGGCTCGGTGGCGAGGATTTCAACGAAGTCATCATCGAGCTGGCGCGGCGCAAGTTCGAGAAGGATATCGGCCGCGCCATGCGGGACGATAACGCCTTCTACCAGCGCTTGCGCGAGGCGTCCGAGCGTACGCGGCGCTTGTTGTCCGACAGCGCTTCGGCCGAATTTTCCTTTGTTTGGAAGAATAAAGACTACCGTTTCGACGTCACGGCCGATGCGTTCGAGACCGAGTGTGAAAAGCTGCTGACGCGCCTCCGCGATCCTGTATTGCGCTCGCTGCGGGACAGTAACATCGCCTTCGAGGCGCTGGATGAGATCATTCTTGTTGGCGGCGCGACGCGGATGCCGCTGGTGCGCAAAGCAGTCACGCGGATGTTTGGGCGCTTTCCGTCTGCGTCGGTCAATCCCGACGAAGCGGTGGCGCGCGGGGCGGCGGTGCAAGCTGCGCTGAAGGCGCGTTCCGCCGATCTTCGCGAAGTCGTGCTCACCGATGTCTGCCCTTACACGCTGGGTGTGGCCTCGGCCGAGAAGCACGCGGGCGGACGCATTGTCGAAGGCTTGTTCACGCCGATTCTCGAACGCAATTGCGTAGTGCCCGCAAGCCGCGAGGAGACCTTCTCGACGCTGGTCGATAATCAGCCGGCGGTGAAGTTTCCAATCTACCAGGGCGAGTCGCGCTGGGTGAAAGACAACGTTTTTCTAGGTGACGTCACCATTCCTGTGCCGCGTGCTAAAGCTGGCCATACGCCGATCACTTGCCGCTTCAGTTACGACATCAACGGCATTCTCGAAGTCGATCTCTTCGTGCCGGAAACGGGTGCGCGTCAGCAGCTCGTCATCGTCGACCGCGAGGGGCTCAGCGAGGCTGAGGTCGAGGCGCGCCGCAAAGAGCTTGCGAAGCTCAAAGTGCATCCGCGCGATACCGACGCTATCCGCGCCACGCTCGCGCGCGCCGGACGCTGCTACGAAGATCGCATCGGCGAACAACGCGATTACGTGGGCCGTCTGATCAGCCAGTTCGAAGAGGTGCTTGAGCGCCAGGACCCGCGAATGTGCGAAACCGCACGCGCCGAGCTTAGCCTGATCCTCGACCGGCTAGAGGGCGAAACCTTTCTATGA
- a CDS encoding DUF805 domain-containing protein, translated as MSVGFGIFVVIMLIRWVLPSVWGFFTNSTGNAFGSEWQRRGRVLGHFGPDPRSFKGRAGRREWWLTMLGNTLASAIVGAVPTIGTLLTLPWIIATLATNARRLHDLSMSAWLQLIPMAFGLAIAVFYFYLGGPDNPPEPSWVLASPAGLFTIASAVTAFVYLAFYVWIGFVPGRKGSNVFGEADPA; from the coding sequence ATGTCGGTTGGGTTCGGCATTTTCGTCGTCATCATGCTCATCCGATGGGTGCTGCCGTCGGTCTGGGGCTTCTTCACCAATTCAACCGGCAATGCCTTCGGTTCCGAATGGCAGCGGCGGGGCCGCGTCCTCGGACATTTCGGGCCGGACCCGCGTTCGTTCAAAGGCCGCGCCGGACGCCGGGAATGGTGGCTCACCATGCTCGGCAACACGCTCGCCAGCGCAATTGTCGGCGCCGTGCCGACGATCGGCACGCTGCTGACACTGCCATGGATCATCGCCACGCTTGCGACAAACGCACGGCGCCTGCACGATCTTTCAATGTCGGCATGGTTGCAGCTCATCCCGATGGCGTTCGGGTTGGCGATTGCGGTCTTCTATTTTTATCTCGGTGGACCCGACAATCCGCCCGAGCCGAGCTGGGTACTCGCCTCACCCGCCGGCCTCTTCACGATCGCGAGCGCAGTGACGGCGTTCGTTTATCTCGCCTTCTATGTGTGGATCGGATTTGTGCCCGGCCGCAAAGGATCGAACGTGTTCGGCGAAGCTGATCCAGCTTGA